From a region of the Paenibacillus lutimineralis genome:
- a CDS encoding PQQ-binding-like beta-propeller repeat protein: MLPLSKMAAGLGLCTLLILSPLDAALGTEASYTTFAATDFSSTVLPKKGDSLEAQQRAPLFPKQITTKSDIHKLNLSYYGQRGDRFKVRDMKGELLQVHSDDRGEVWTPLWYWTKDAGQVVQLGDMKWITLSNEAKLALTPNSSLTWDNKVASDSEWVAVAQWKSWVGVLANPEPWQQDGEIYQPVLLWIQKQDIASEVPLPPGIFAPSSKVSTDLIRNMASWLLVPGTDSSYVKKLLGAPQFIETSGNLQMENGKPMQLGKTWRYERPDGQFLVTFSQEGKLERNSWIIPGADRSRSIYTGLDYRDSYHFMNTPMSETLQMDPLWRQQGDLDFAYMLAATPDVLLIKGDDGGFSGMHQSSNIYAVTRTDGKKLWQVEAGFGILQAEVADSGDMVTILTDYNPEAKQYENRLRQIRLSDGKVLWERKSEDQGYRVGMGLAKNSVITLETPDMEEKDHLAQLSVFDNTTGKLKWKREVPAKAQIFNAGGQDPYVLVRDQKALNAYDPNSGQVKWTVELQGQQSGYASYDAYYPGGPRINPLEPPSSSRWIQLGDRWMLLDLRTGNSLTVYSLTANERIEIIDERYLLVQRMAKTANHTGVNRSEEQYESVLYDAERGQELWTMKGRASKGTIAEDILYLLADGIPTAVRLGDGTPVWQMNHTTAEAENMSYFAGGGYMVMSDYLLLPYGPNLLVIDRQSGDLLGRMQNMLMGYAELRELESRNGTINRSGDELYVGTANGAIVRFSIREIEQGLRTKDQIQ; this comes from the coding sequence ATGTTACCGTTAAGCAAGATGGCTGCAGGGCTGGGGTTATGTACTCTTTTAATACTTTCTCCACTAGATGCAGCTCTAGGGACTGAGGCTAGTTATACAACGTTTGCCGCAACCGACTTCTCTAGTACTGTTCTTCCGAAAAAGGGCGATTCCCTGGAGGCTCAACAACGAGCTCCTTTATTTCCAAAACAAATAACCACCAAGAGTGACATACATAAATTGAACTTGTCATATTACGGGCAGAGGGGAGACAGGTTCAAAGTCCGTGATATGAAGGGCGAGCTGCTTCAGGTTCATTCTGATGATCGGGGTGAGGTCTGGACCCCACTGTGGTATTGGACGAAGGATGCAGGTCAGGTAGTACAGCTTGGAGATATGAAGTGGATTACTCTGAGCAACGAGGCTAAGCTGGCGTTAACTCCGAACAGTTCGCTCACATGGGATAACAAAGTGGCAAGTGATTCCGAATGGGTTGCTGTAGCCCAATGGAAGAGCTGGGTAGGGGTGCTCGCGAATCCCGAGCCTTGGCAACAGGACGGAGAGATCTATCAGCCGGTTCTGCTGTGGATTCAGAAGCAGGATATAGCGAGTGAAGTTCCGCTTCCTCCGGGAATCTTTGCCCCAAGCTCCAAAGTATCCACGGATCTGATCAGAAATATGGCCAGTTGGCTGCTGGTTCCCGGCACAGATAGTTCATACGTGAAGAAGCTGCTAGGCGCACCGCAATTTATCGAAACTTCAGGGAACTTACAGATGGAGAACGGAAAGCCGATGCAGCTAGGAAAGACCTGGCGTTACGAACGGCCTGACGGGCAGTTCTTAGTGACTTTCTCTCAGGAAGGCAAGCTGGAGAGGAACAGTTGGATCATTCCTGGTGCAGATAGGAGCAGGAGCATCTACACTGGGCTGGACTATCGTGATTCTTATCATTTTATGAATACTCCTATGTCAGAGACGTTGCAGATGGATCCGTTATGGAGGCAGCAGGGGGATTTGGATTTTGCTTACATGCTGGCGGCTACTCCGGATGTATTGTTAATCAAGGGAGACGACGGCGGCTTCAGTGGAATGCATCAGAGCTCTAATATATACGCAGTCACCCGGACGGATGGCAAGAAGCTGTGGCAGGTGGAGGCCGGCTTTGGAATTTTGCAGGCGGAAGTAGCAGATTCCGGTGATATGGTGACGATCTTGACGGATTACAACCCGGAGGCGAAGCAGTACGAGAACAGATTGCGGCAGATCCGTTTATCCGATGGCAAGGTTCTATGGGAGAGAAAGTCTGAGGACCAGGGGTATAGAGTTGGAATGGGGCTGGCGAAAAACAGCGTAATTACGCTGGAGACTCCAGATATGGAAGAGAAGGATCATCTAGCGCAATTATCTGTCTTCGATAATACTACGGGCAAGCTGAAATGGAAGCGGGAAGTCCCTGCGAAGGCTCAAATATTCAATGCAGGTGGTCAAGATCCCTATGTGCTGGTTCGAGATCAGAAAGCCTTGAATGCTTATGATCCGAATTCCGGGCAGGTGAAGTGGACGGTTGAGCTGCAAGGGCAGCAGTCTGGCTACGCTAGTTACGATGCCTACTATCCGGGAGGACCAAGGATCAATCCCCTCGAGCCGCCTTCGTCCAGTCGTTGGATTCAGCTGGGCGATCGCTGGATGCTGTTGGATTTACGGACGGGGAACAGCTTGACCGTGTATTCCTTGACTGCAAATGAACGAATCGAGATAATCGATGAGCGTTATTTGCTTGTGCAACGCATGGCGAAGACCGCCAATCATACGGGTGTTAACCGGAGCGAGGAGCAATATGAATCGGTGCTGTATGATGCAGAACGGGGGCAGGAACTGTGGACGATGAAGGGTAGAGCCTCCAAGGGAACCATCGCCGAGGATATATTATATCTCTTGGCTGATGGGATTCCTACAGCGGTAAGGCTTGGTGACGGTACACCGGTATGGCAAATGAACCATACTACTGCTGAGGCAGAGAATATGTCCTACTTTGCCGGAGGCGGATATATGGTGATGAGCGATTACTTGCTTCTGCCCTATGGCCCGAACCTGCTCGTTATCGACAGACAGAGTGGCGATCTGCTGGGACGGATGCAAAATATGCTGATGGGCTACGCAGAGCTGCGTGAGCTGGAGTCGCGTAACGGAACAATCAACAGATCGGGAGATGAACTGTATGTTGGCACGGCCAACGGGGCGATCGTACGGTTTAGTATTCGTGAGATAGAGCAGGGATTAAGAACAAAAGATCAAATACAATAG
- a CDS encoding ABC transporter ATP-binding protein: MNMKQTWGRLLTYTGKYKSYTIWAFISAIISVASSLIGPLMIGITIDHMVGKGAVEFADIFRLLTQLGLVYLIGSLFGWLLTYLTNRLAYQTVNDLRSEMFDRLNVLPLKYHDNHPQGDSISRFVNDMDAISDGLLQGFSTLLTGVVTIIGAIALMLYTNPLMTIVVLLSAPAAFFVARFITMRSQQLFRDQARILGGLNGYVEEMIGGQKVVQAFRYEDHSFAEFTARNDELHHTGVKSQFVSSLSNPSTRLVNNVTFSIIALIGSIMVIMSRISVGGLSSFLIYANLFAKPFNEITGVITQLQSATASAQRVFQVLDEPAESPDADDAVHIPAKQGTITFRHVKFAYQPERPLITDLNLVVEPGTRVAIVGQTGAGKTTLVNLLMRFYDVDAGEIAIDGININDMTRDSLRHTFGMVLQDTWLFGGTIRDNIAYGKPNASQEEVIAAAKAANAHSFIKRLPQGYDTVISGSGDSLSQGQKQLLTIARVMLVDPPMLILDEATSSIDTLTEIRIQAAFLKMMEGRTSFVIAHRLSTIREADMILYMKDGDVIESGSHEQLLESGGYYANLYNSQFAAVNG, translated from the coding sequence ATGAACATGAAGCAAACATGGGGAAGACTGCTGACTTATACAGGAAAATATAAAAGCTATACAATCTGGGCCTTCATTAGTGCGATTATTAGCGTAGCTTCCAGCTTGATCGGGCCGCTTATGATCGGGATTACGATCGACCATATGGTCGGCAAGGGTGCCGTTGAGTTCGCGGACATATTCAGACTGCTTACGCAGCTTGGTCTGGTGTATCTCATCGGAAGCTTGTTCGGTTGGCTGTTGACATATCTTACGAATCGGCTTGCTTATCAAACGGTTAATGATCTGCGCAGCGAGATGTTCGACAGGCTGAATGTTCTACCGCTGAAATATCATGATAATCATCCGCAAGGGGACAGCATCAGCCGGTTCGTCAACGATATGGATGCCATATCGGACGGGTTGCTGCAAGGCTTCTCCACACTCTTAACCGGCGTTGTTACAATCATCGGAGCGATCGCGCTCATGCTGTATACGAATCCACTCATGACCATCGTCGTGCTGTTATCTGCACCAGCGGCCTTCTTCGTAGCGCGGTTCATCACGATGCGCTCCCAACAGCTATTTCGTGATCAGGCCCGTATATTGGGTGGGCTAAATGGTTATGTCGAGGAGATGATCGGCGGGCAGAAGGTGGTTCAGGCCTTCCGTTATGAAGACCACTCTTTTGCGGAGTTCACAGCGCGAAATGATGAATTACATCACACCGGGGTAAAATCACAATTTGTCAGCTCCCTGTCTAATCCATCTACCCGCTTGGTGAACAATGTGACCTTCTCAATCATCGCGTTAATTGGGAGTATTATGGTCATCATGTCCAGAATATCGGTGGGGGGACTGTCCAGCTTCCTGATCTATGCCAATCTGTTCGCTAAGCCGTTCAACGAGATCACTGGCGTAATTACGCAGTTGCAATCAGCTACGGCCTCGGCGCAGCGTGTCTTCCAGGTGCTTGATGAACCGGCGGAGTCACCGGATGCTGATGATGCTGTTCATATCCCGGCGAAGCAGGGGACGATTACGTTCCGGCATGTGAAGTTCGCTTACCAGCCTGAACGGCCCCTTATTACTGATTTGAACCTCGTTGTCGAACCAGGCACGCGGGTCGCGATCGTGGGACAGACCGGTGCCGGCAAGACAACGCTGGTGAATCTGTTAATGCGATTCTATGATGTTGATGCTGGCGAGATTGCGATAGACGGCATTAACATTAACGATATGACCCGTGACAGCTTACGCCATACCTTCGGGATGGTGCTACAGGATACCTGGCTGTTCGGCGGGACGATCCGCGACAATATCGCCTACGGGAAGCCGAATGCTAGCCAGGAGGAGGTTATTGCTGCCGCTAAGGCGGCTAACGCCCACAGCTTCATCAAGCGGCTGCCGCAGGGCTATGATACGGTGATCAGCGGCTCCGGCGACAGCCTGTCCCAGGGACAGAAGCAGCTCCTGACGATCGCTCGGGTTATGCTGGTTGATCCGCCGATGCTGATTCTTGATGAAGCGACGAGCAGCATCGATACGCTGACGGAGATTCGTATCCAGGCGGCGTTCCTGAAGATGATGGAAGGCCGAACGAGCTTCGTCATCGCCCACCGTCTGTCGACGATCCGTGAGGCCGATATGATCCTCTACATGAAGGACGGGGATGTCATCGAGAGCGGCAGTCATGAACAGCTGCTGGAGAGCGGCGGGTACTACGCCAATCTGTACAACAGCCAGTTCGCGGCAGTGAACGGGTAG
- a CDS encoding ABC transporter ATP-binding protein, producing MFRLVAFLKPYKKESILGPFFKLVEAILELLLPTIVALIVNHGIGRNDIAYVWKMGGLMVVMSILGFGSSLICQYYAARASQGFGTTLRNTLFRHVSTLSYAEIDRFGTPSLINRITNDVNQLQIAVAMLIRLVIRAPFICIGAIIMSMLLDFRLSLVLLAATPVFAIILYLIITKTAPMYRLYQKKLDRIALVLSENLTGVRVIRAFAKRQAEKARFREASDDITATAIRVGRVSALLSPVTTVVVNGAIIAILWIGGIHINTGTLSSGEIIAFINYVTQILLALIVVSNLIIIFTKAASSAARINEVLDTVPSIADPAPEERKQSAAKIEDKKDGPAVVFDHVTFGYSATGDPALTDISVEIRRGETVGIIGGTGSGKSTFVNLIPRFYDTTSGQILINGIDVRDYSLHELRGKIGIVPQKALLFTGTIDDNIRWGNELAADEEVKRAAVIAQADEFISKMPEGYNTPVSRGGLNLSGGQKQRLTIARAIVASPDILILDDSSSALDFATDAALRRSIQENSQGMTVFLVSQRVSTVQQADKIIVIEDGRIAGIGTDAELKRDCSVYQEICRSQFSNEEAGQQ from the coding sequence TTGTTTAGACTCGTTGCATTTTTAAAACCTTACAAGAAGGAAAGTATTCTAGGCCCTTTCTTTAAGCTGGTGGAGGCAATTCTAGAGCTGCTTCTACCGACGATTGTGGCCCTGATTGTGAACCATGGGATTGGTAGAAATGATATCGCTTATGTATGGAAGATGGGCGGCTTAATGGTCGTCATGTCGATACTGGGCTTCGGCAGCTCGCTGATCTGTCAATATTATGCGGCCCGGGCATCGCAGGGCTTCGGGACAACGCTGCGTAATACGCTGTTCCGGCATGTCTCGACGCTGTCTTATGCTGAGATTGATCGCTTCGGGACACCATCACTGATCAACCGTATCACAAATGATGTCAATCAGCTGCAGATCGCGGTAGCGATGCTGATTCGGCTCGTGATTCGTGCCCCGTTCATTTGCATTGGGGCAATCATCATGTCGATGCTGCTTGATTTTAGACTGTCGCTTGTTCTGCTTGCGGCAACACCCGTGTTTGCAATTATTCTATATTTGATTATTACCAAGACCGCACCTATGTATCGGTTATACCAGAAGAAGCTGGACAGAATCGCACTAGTATTGAGCGAGAATCTGACGGGGGTTCGCGTCATCCGTGCGTTCGCGAAGAGACAGGCTGAGAAGGCGAGATTCCGCGAGGCTTCCGACGACATTACGGCCACTGCGATCCGAGTAGGGCGTGTGTCTGCGCTGCTTAGTCCGGTAACAACGGTTGTTGTCAACGGGGCGATTATCGCTATTCTATGGATTGGCGGTATTCACATTAATACGGGGACATTATCTTCTGGCGAGATCATCGCCTTTATTAACTATGTCACGCAAATTTTGCTCGCTTTGATCGTCGTGTCGAACCTGATTATTATTTTTACCAAGGCAGCGTCCTCGGCAGCACGGATCAATGAGGTGCTCGATACCGTTCCTTCCATTGCGGACCCTGCGCCAGAAGAGCGAAAACAGTCTGCAGCGAAAATAGAAGATAAAAAGGACGGTCCCGCTGTTGTATTTGATCATGTCACCTTCGGATATAGCGCAACGGGTGATCCGGCTCTGACAGATATATCGGTGGAGATAAGACGTGGCGAGACCGTGGGCATTATCGGTGGTACTGGTTCAGGCAAATCTACATTTGTGAACCTGATTCCGAGATTCTATGACACTACCTCTGGGCAAATCCTCATCAATGGGATCGACGTAAGGGATTATAGCCTGCATGAGCTACGCGGCAAGATCGGGATCGTTCCGCAGAAGGCACTGCTCTTCACAGGGACGATTGACGATAACATCCGTTGGGGCAATGAATTAGCTGCGGATGAAGAGGTTAAGCGGGCAGCTGTCATTGCACAGGCCGATGAATTCATATCGAAAATGCCAGAAGGCTATAACACTCCGGTGTCCAGGGGCGGACTTAATCTGTCGGGTGGGCAGAAGCAGCGCTTAACGATCGCCCGGGCAATTGTCGCCAGTCCCGATATTCTCATCCTTGATGATTCTTCGAGCGCACTCGATTTTGCCACAGATGCGGCGTTAAGAAGGTCGATCCAGGAGAACAGCCAGGGAATGACGGTATTCCTCGTCTCGCAGCGGGTTAGCACCGTGCAGCAGGCTGATAAGATCATCGTCATCGAAGATGGACGGATCGCCGGCATCGGCACAGATGCTGAACTCAAGCGCGATTGCAGTGTCTATCAAGAGATTTGCCGCTCACAGTTCTCTAATGAGGAGGCAGGACAACAATGA
- a CDS encoding LysR family transcriptional regulator — protein MDIRQLKYFLMIAEEGQITSAAKKLQMAQPPLSQQLKLLEEELGVKLVERGPRSIRLTDAGEILRRRAQQIVDLTDSTSREVSDFAKGLKGTLTIGTVSSSGATLLKDRLSEFHKTYTGIKFEIHEGNTFRVIELLQSGVIELGIVRTPFHNAGIGYKYAESEPMIAVMTPELDWSGGRDAIGIDELRERPLVIYRRFEQLIRETCQKSGFEPNLFCKNDDARTTLLWANAGLGIGIIPKSAFELANHSNLIYKEIDSPSLQTRVAAIWIKDRYMSSLARKFLESFSKE, from the coding sequence ATGGACATCAGGCAGTTAAAATATTTTCTGATGATTGCGGAGGAAGGACAGATTACCTCAGCCGCCAAAAAACTGCAAATGGCCCAACCCCCGCTTAGCCAGCAGCTTAAGCTGTTGGAGGAGGAGCTTGGCGTGAAGCTCGTAGAGCGTGGTCCACGCAGTATCCGACTCACGGACGCCGGTGAGATTCTACGCCGCAGAGCGCAGCAAATTGTAGATTTAACAGACTCGACGTCCAGAGAGGTCAGTGATTTTGCCAAAGGATTGAAAGGCACATTGACGATCGGTACGGTGTCCTCCTCCGGAGCGACGTTATTAAAGGATAGATTATCCGAATTTCACAAAACTTACACCGGGATCAAATTTGAAATCCATGAGGGCAACACATTCAGGGTCATTGAATTGCTGCAGAGTGGAGTCATCGAACTGGGGATCGTTAGAACGCCCTTTCATAATGCGGGGATAGGTTACAAATATGCCGAAAGCGAGCCGATGATCGCCGTGATGACCCCGGAGCTGGATTGGAGCGGAGGGCGGGATGCCATCGGAATCGATGAACTCCGCGAGCGCCCTCTGGTCATTTACCGCCGATTCGAGCAGCTGATCCGCGAGACCTGCCAGAAATCCGGCTTCGAACCAAACCTATTCTGTAAAAATGACGATGCACGGACCACCCTGCTCTGGGCCAATGCCGGCCTCGGCATCGGAATTATCCCGAAGTCCGCGTTTGAGCTGGCGAACCACAGCAATCTGATCTATAAGGAAATTGACAGTCCCTCCCTCCAGACCCGGGTCGCGGCAATCTGGATCAAGGATCGTTACATGTCCTCGTTGGCTAGAAAGTTCCTGGAGAGCTTCAGTAAGGAATGA